A single Vulcanisaeta distributa DSM 14429 DNA region contains:
- a CDS encoding AMMECR1 domain-containing protein — MELFRPLNEQEYTSLIRYLRAKILERLGIKADYEIDPTHLVRIAELKFGVFVSIEKLMYSDGMIKRVLRGSMGTIRPIKNLLEDSVTATMHAAFYDPRFSPISIAEFKNCVLEVTVISPLIDVDMDWVRKEMVLGYHGLYMVDSGKATILLPQKVVEMAENYYQKTNKQLGVDELIRELCDSLKICNPTSIKAFRTQIIYELRPDGNVIERKLYLNRLLNNKVKQQAIVSGR; from the coding sequence ATGGAATTGTTCAGGCCGCTTAATGAGCAGGAATACACGAGTCTCATTAGGTACTTAAGGGCTAAGATCCTTGAGAGGCTTGGTATTAAGGCTGATTATGAAATTGACCCAACACACCTAGTTAGGATAGCGGAACTTAAGTTTGGGGTGTTCGTATCGATAGAGAAGCTCATGTACTCAGACGGCATGATTAAGAGGGTTCTTAGGGGTAGCATGGGTACGATAAGGCCAATAAAGAACCTACTCGAGGATTCAGTGACCGCAACAATGCACGCAGCATTTTATGACCCGAGGTTCTCACCAATATCAATAGCTGAGTTTAAAAACTGTGTCCTTGAGGTTACGGTCATATCCCCATTAATTGACGTTGACATGGATTGGGTTAGGAAAGAGATGGTGCTTGGTTATCATGGACTGTACATGGTTGACTCAGGCAAGGCTACAATATTACTCCCGCAAAAAGTCGTTGAGATGGCTGAGAATTACTATCAAAAAACGAATAAGCAGCTTGGCGTCGATGAACTTATTAGGGAGCTCTGCGACTCATTGAAGATTTGTAATCCCACGAGTATTAAGGCCTTCAGGACTCAAATAATATATGAATTGCGCCCTGATGGTAACGTCATCGAACGTAAACTTTACCTTAATAGGTTACTGAATAATAAAGTAAAGCAACAGGCTATAGTTAGTGGGCGGTAA
- a CDS encoding V-type ATPase 116kDa subunit family protein yields the protein MPIARLIEYKIALPSEHAFDLLMNIGNAGYFMPITRPGVIPAPRVPGKYSEKIRRVEDISRELSRILNQYSIPPPATPHEVKISLFNELLEYIIEDGEDLLTRVRQYLDSIEGVRNEYVRLRGIVDVMSSVGEIIMERLRHFLVDIVPISEEDFNEFRNTVVNYGAETLPVKVQDRFYALVIYPEWSKQSLLSAYRLFNTNPLEIPNNVDLDSMKSKLAELEGRLGKLEQEFRDFLTKVSDRAYAIIDLSDTITNIVRQYMDSAIPEGRDIGDRLTQLVNSVNDTRNRIRELEIVHEVLGYTKKAGISFEGLSRLRIRVFAVRGGVNEDYIKGLMYIKRDVEGTDLSILTLIEPPESLDVKSLGKEVYEISRDYLADIKSAFDLTGRELTDLRSRLKDLEKEYEEFVKEFNEVSTYGVDGINKVSGDVVTIAGYVKESLSSKFDDLLASLLSKLAIDAKVRKESKVVYVREIEPEKAPTLEEYPKLIDAFKKITYMYGVPKYTEISPIILTFILFPAFYGWMYPDLGHGVVLSLFGYTLYKSRYKGPNAFLRSIFGGKYSTWGLVFLMAGIWSIIFTFVESGTVFGIEVLPALFRLVHVGGTALEVLSNSIYAMLTVSIMVGIISLLLAFAFKAINAYRGGERDLALGFYVPLFFFFLFLVLALMGPGFVPVIRIGEETPLLQPLYPLFNTIEGLMWYWVYAVFATLAILMYSLFYFRAKYRGVPGFSAAQLAVEVSAEAAIPSLTNTISFMRLSIVAIMHAVFTAMTYAWAVSLGLFTPAGLAVLIIFNLIIILGEGFVAFVQSLRLHFYEMYTKFFSGAGVLFTPFTLGLRWVRLLIV from the coding sequence ATGCCAATAGCGAGGCTTATTGAGTATAAAATCGCATTACCATCAGAGCACGCCTTTGACCTATTGATGAATATAGGTAATGCCGGCTACTTCATGCCAATAACCAGGCCGGGGGTAATACCGGCGCCTAGGGTGCCGGGTAAGTACTCCGAGAAGATTAGGAGGGTTGAGGACATATCCAGGGAATTAAGTAGGATATTAAATCAGTACTCAATACCGCCACCGGCGACACCCCATGAAGTTAAGATTAGCCTATTCAATGAACTCCTTGAGTACATAATCGAGGATGGCGAGGACCTACTCACGAGAGTTAGACAGTACCTTGATTCAATTGAGGGTGTTAGGAATGAGTACGTGAGATTGAGAGGAATTGTTGATGTTATGTCATCCGTTGGTGAAATCATTATGGAAAGACTGAGGCATTTCCTGGTCGATATCGTTCCAATAAGTGAGGAGGACTTTAACGAGTTTAGGAATACGGTTGTTAATTACGGTGCTGAGACACTGCCTGTGAAGGTCCAGGATAGGTTCTACGCACTGGTGATATACCCTGAATGGTCTAAGCAGAGCCTGCTGAGTGCGTATAGGCTATTCAATACGAATCCTCTCGAGATACCCAATAATGTTGACTTGGACTCCATGAAGAGTAAGTTAGCGGAGTTAGAGGGTAGGTTGGGAAAGCTTGAGCAGGAGTTTCGTGATTTCCTGACCAAGGTTAGTGATAGGGCCTATGCAATTATTGATCTTTCGGATACAATAACTAACATAGTTAGGCAGTACATGGATTCCGCAATTCCTGAGGGTAGGGACATAGGTGATAGGTTAACGCAGTTGGTTAATTCGGTGAATGATACTAGGAATAGAATTAGGGAGCTGGAGATAGTACATGAGGTTCTGGGGTATACGAAGAAGGCAGGTATTTCGTTCGAGGGACTTAGTAGGCTGAGAATTAGGGTATTCGCGGTCAGAGGCGGTGTGAATGAGGACTATATTAAGGGGCTCATGTACATCAAGCGTGATGTTGAGGGTACGGACTTATCAATACTCACACTCATAGAGCCTCCGGAGAGCTTGGACGTTAAGTCATTGGGTAAGGAGGTTTACGAGATAAGTAGGGATTACCTAGCTGACATTAAGTCAGCATTTGATTTAACTGGTAGGGAATTAACGGATCTAAGGTCGAGGCTCAAGGACCTGGAAAAGGAGTATGAGGAATTTGTGAAGGAGTTTAACGAGGTCTCTACCTATGGCGTTGATGGTATTAATAAGGTCAGTGGTGATGTCGTGACAATAGCAGGTTATGTGAAGGAGAGCCTTTCGAGTAAATTTGATGACCTACTGGCGTCATTACTCAGTAAGTTAGCCATTGATGCCAAGGTTAGGAAAGAGAGCAAGGTCGTCTACGTCAGGGAGATAGAGCCGGAGAAGGCACCGACACTTGAGGAATACCCAAAACTCATTGATGCCTTTAAGAAAATAACGTACATGTATGGAGTACCGAAGTACACGGAGATAAGCCCAATAATATTAACATTCATATTATTCCCGGCCTTCTACGGCTGGATGTACCCAGACTTAGGCCACGGCGTGGTACTATCCCTATTCGGCTACACCCTGTATAAGTCCCGTTATAAGGGACCTAACGCCTTCCTACGTTCGATATTCGGCGGTAAATACTCGACATGGGGATTGGTATTCTTGATGGCGGGTATTTGGTCAATAATCTTTACATTTGTGGAGAGTGGTACGGTATTTGGAATAGAGGTATTACCGGCGCTCTTCAGACTCGTTCATGTTGGTGGTACGGCATTGGAGGTGCTTTCCAACTCAATCTATGCAATGCTCACGGTATCAATAATGGTTGGTATAATATCATTACTACTAGCGTTTGCATTTAAGGCAATTAATGCCTACAGGGGCGGCGAGAGAGACTTAGCCCTTGGATTCTATGTACCATTATTCTTCTTCTTCCTATTCCTTGTGCTCGCCTTGATGGGTCCTGGATTTGTGCCGGTCATAAGGATTGGTGAGGAAACCCCATTGTTACAGCCGTTGTATCCCTTATTCAATACGATAGAGGGCTTAATGTGGTATTGGGTATATGCCGTATTTGCTACGTTAGCAATACTAATGTATTCACTGTTCTACTTCAGGGCTAAGTATAGGGGTGTTCCTGGATTTAGTGCAGCACAGTTGGCTGTTGAGGTCAGTGCTGAGGCGGCAATACCAAGCCTCACGAATACCATATCATTCATGAGACTGAGCATTGTGGCGATAATGCATGCCGTGTTCACGGCAATGACCTACGCCTGGGCTGTCTCGCTAGGGTTATTCACACCAGCCGGCCTTGCCGTATTGATAATATTCAATTTAATAATAATACTTGGTGAGGGCTTCGTGGCTTTCGTGCAAAGCTTAAGGCTTCACTTCTATGAGATGTATACGAAGTTCTTCAGTGGCGCCGGCGTGTTATTCACGCCATTCACCCTTGGCTTAAGATGGGTTAGGCTCCTTATAGTATAA
- a CDS encoding Mut7-C RNAse domain-containing protein: MEVARLNACVDLPVSDDEVVVDSMLGWLVRWLRMLGVKAMYNPNFRDSDLLGVDHLLVTKDKELFRRRVKLSLLLVTPRHTEWLSILSLILGFPLYLNVERSLCPVCGSRLIRVSRDLVADKVPRSVLLRHSEFWLCTGCGKVYWVGSHHMRISKELEVARNVQGMLSVQCIDNNLLVIRE, encoded by the coding sequence TTGGAGGTTGCTAGACTTAATGCGTGCGTTGATCTGCCCGTAAGTGATGATGAGGTTGTGGTTGACTCAATGCTTGGTTGGTTGGTTAGGTGGTTGAGGATGTTGGGTGTTAAGGCTATGTATAACCCTAATTTCCGCGATTCTGACCTGTTAGGCGTTGATCATTTGTTGGTGACTAAGGATAAGGAGTTATTTAGGAGGAGGGTTAAGCTAAGCCTATTGTTGGTTACGCCAAGGCACACTGAGTGGTTATCAATACTCTCGCTAATTCTTGGGTTTCCATTATATCTCAATGTGGAGAGGAGTTTATGCCCTGTTTGTGGTTCAAGGCTAATTAGGGTTAGTAGGGATTTAGTGGCTGATAAGGTGCCAAGGAGTGTATTACTTAGGCATAGTGAGTTCTGGCTATGTACTGGTTGTGGTAAGGTTTATTGGGTTGGTAGTCATCATATGCGCATTAGTAAGGAATTGGAGGTTGCCAGGAATGTCCAAGGCATGTTGAGTGTTCAGTGCATTGATAATAATTTACTAGTAATTCGCGAGTGA
- the mobA gene encoding molybdenum cofactor guanylyltransferase, whose protein sequence is MACGVILSGGLSRRFQVRGEPWTDKALYRVGNEPMIKLVYNAVSQVADKVVIAVNNPDRAMSYKSIILNANYVIDDERFKGPLAGIYSALNGCDEEYVIIVPNDMPYITPNTLKPLIDELRNFDVTTYIYPNGHLENALMAVRRTVTLQFMNLLANYGRSKIFDLIRGLPKALFLNPLVHGVELKSLMNVNTRDDLINVNVDVHEQVIKGDVSIVREYSINDVLSKRLDRIMGSLWYTLITGDPWPEFRLYTEAGLHFLAAHVLLDSVNENVKQLGRRILASLGVDKA, encoded by the coding sequence ATGGCTTGCGGCGTTATACTGAGTGGTGGATTATCACGGAGGTTTCAGGTACGTGGCGAACCATGGACTGATAAGGCGCTGTATAGGGTTGGTAATGAACCCATGATAAAGCTTGTCTATAATGCCGTGTCTCAGGTAGCGGATAAGGTAGTCATAGCCGTGAATAATCCGGATAGGGCTATGAGCTATAAATCCATAATACTAAATGCCAATTACGTAATTGATGATGAGAGATTTAAGGGACCACTTGCGGGCATTTATTCCGCACTTAATGGGTGTGATGAGGAGTACGTAATCATAGTCCCTAACGACATGCCCTACATAACGCCCAATACCCTTAAGCCGTTAATAGATGAGTTGAGGAACTTCGATGTGACAACCTACATATACCCAAACGGGCATTTGGAGAATGCCTTAATGGCCGTTAGAAGGACTGTAACCCTTCAATTCATGAACCTCCTCGCTAATTACGGTAGGTCAAAGATCTTCGACCTAATTAGGGGATTACCAAAGGCACTATTTCTAAATCCACTGGTTCATGGGGTTGAATTAAAGAGTCTCATGAATGTAAATACGCGTGACGATCTAATTAACGTAAATGTTGATGTTCATGAGCAGGTAATAAAGGGTGACGTATCAATAGTTAGGGAGTACTCAATTAATGATGTGCTGAGTAAGAGACTTGATAGAATCATGGGCTCACTATGGTACACCTTAATAACTGGTGATCCATGGCCTGAGTTCAGGCTATACACTGAGGCTGGTCTACACTTCCTAGCTGCCCATGTACTACTTGATTCTGTTAATGAGAACGTTAAGCAACTTGGTAGACGCATATTGGCTTCCCTCGGTGTTGATAAGGCATGA
- the rqcH gene encoding ribosome rescue protein RqcH, whose product MPGQKRSLNVLDLLAILTELSDLRNSIIDKVYTMGNSLLLRFRKGSEKYFVIANSHRFGLTSYVLEHGAEGVTSLRRFIEGSRLRSLELLNFDRVVKLSLDDGYLVIELLEPWNVVYVGNDDKIKWVLRAYRGKDRVVNISLEYRPPPQNFVKPIDNRESVIKALQSYDTIGRAIARGLGLGGEIANEVCAEALINCDSPVNSVNADDVLSVIISMINKISNGDLEPTIYYSNGVPITVTPIRYRSIRYDNIKQFKRFNEAVDEYFHEIEVREESEKKLASISGEIARLERSIDELMMSIEGFRKGSEELRVKAETVLNWKYVIEELLNVLRNYWSSYKDEFQELVHGMEYQGIKVKGFEPRSKTVILEIGGVTVSIPLNADVGDIINDLFNRAKELERKAKTAEESLSQLRARIEELRAESEKIAESIREGSIRVIYGAREWFERFRWFITSGGKLVIAGRDATQNEVIVRHYLRPWDIFVHADIPGGAAVVIRLASSGDNVSDDDIKEAAQYAVSYSRAWVMGLSVLDAFYVRGEQVTKKAPSGEYLGKGSFMIYGTRGWVRNAELGLGIGVRVDSFGEASIIRLITAPPSVISSLVNYYVIVRPGTKDRVSVSREVYDLFKNKIPRFTKVVNLSHIVDAVPGPSVVEGPYEGSPVSWDRLRSLVK is encoded by the coding sequence ATGCCAGGTCAAAAGAGGTCATTGAATGTCCTGGACCTATTGGCAATCCTAACGGAGCTTAGTGACTTGAGGAATTCAATCATTGATAAGGTCTATACAATGGGTAATTCACTGCTTCTCAGGTTTAGGAAGGGTTCTGAGAAGTACTTCGTAATAGCCAACTCCCATAGATTTGGCTTGACGAGTTACGTCCTTGAACATGGGGCTGAGGGGGTTACTTCACTTAGGAGGTTTATTGAGGGATCTAGGTTAAGGAGTCTTGAGTTATTGAACTTCGATAGGGTTGTTAAGTTATCACTCGATGATGGTTATTTAGTGATTGAGCTTCTTGAGCCCTGGAATGTGGTCTACGTGGGTAATGATGATAAGATTAAGTGGGTTTTAAGGGCGTATAGGGGTAAGGACAGGGTTGTGAATATTAGCCTGGAGTATAGGCCACCACCTCAAAATTTCGTTAAGCCCATCGATAATCGTGAAAGTGTGATTAAGGCGTTACAGAGTTACGATACAATAGGTAGGGCAATCGCCAGAGGCTTGGGCCTAGGCGGTGAGATAGCTAATGAAGTGTGTGCTGAGGCACTGATTAATTGCGATTCTCCAGTTAATTCAGTTAATGCCGATGATGTATTATCGGTGATTATATCAATGATTAATAAAATCAGTAACGGTGATTTAGAACCAACGATTTACTATAGTAATGGTGTGCCAATAACCGTAACGCCAATTAGGTATCGGTCAATTAGGTATGATAATATTAAGCAGTTTAAGAGGTTTAACGAGGCGGTCGATGAGTACTTCCATGAAATCGAGGTTAGGGAGGAATCCGAGAAGAAGCTAGCCAGTATCTCTGGGGAAATTGCGAGGCTTGAGAGGAGTATTGATGAGTTAATGATGAGTATTGAGGGTTTTAGGAAGGGTTCTGAGGAATTGAGGGTTAAGGCGGAGACCGTGCTCAATTGGAAGTACGTAATTGAGGAATTGCTCAACGTACTTAGGAATTATTGGTCCTCCTATAAGGATGAGTTTCAGGAGTTGGTTCACGGCATGGAGTACCAGGGAATTAAAGTTAAGGGGTTCGAGCCGAGGAGTAAGACTGTGATTCTCGAGATTGGCGGCGTCACCGTATCGATACCCTTAAACGCGGATGTTGGCGATATAATTAATGACCTCTTCAATAGGGCTAAGGAACTTGAACGTAAAGCAAAGACTGCCGAGGAAAGCCTCAGTCAACTTAGGGCGCGTATTGAGGAGCTCAGGGCCGAGAGTGAGAAGATCGCGGAGAGCATTAGGGAGGGCTCTATCCGTGTGATTTATGGTGCCAGGGAGTGGTTTGAGAGGTTTAGATGGTTTATAACTAGCGGCGGTAAATTGGTGATAGCGGGCAGGGATGCCACGCAGAATGAGGTCATTGTTAGGCACTACCTGAGGCCCTGGGACATATTCGTGCATGCTGACATACCTGGCGGCGCCGCGGTGGTTATTCGACTTGCTAGTTCTGGCGATAACGTAAGTGATGATGATATTAAGGAAGCCGCCCAATACGCAGTCTCATACTCAAGGGCTTGGGTCATGGGTTTATCGGTACTCGACGCGTTCTACGTAAGGGGTGAGCAGGTAACTAAGAAGGCGCCGTCTGGTGAGTACTTGGGTAAGGGTAGTTTCATGATTTATGGAACCAGGGGCTGGGTTAGGAATGCGGAGCTTGGTCTAGGTATAGGCGTGAGAGTTGATAGCTTTGGTGAAGCATCAATTATTCGCCTAATCACGGCACCACCAAGCGTAATAAGCTCGTTAGTCAATTATTACGTCATAGTGAGACCAGGGACTAAGGATAGGGTTAGTGTGAGCAGGGAGGTTTATGACTTATTTAAAAATAAAATACCTAGGTTCACCAAGGTGGTTAACCTGAGTCACATCGTTGATGCGGTGCCTGGCCCATCAGTGGTTGAAGGCCCTTATGAGGGAAGTCCAGTTTCATGGGATAGATTAAGGAGCCTAGTGAAGTGA
- a CDS encoding histone deacetylase family protein produces MSFSYMIGVIYDNAYLEHRPPRNHVENPGRVTSIIKAISDIAIIERPVNYVDEWILKVHDPDYVRQIDKACGMGYVFIDADTYVSPGTCKAARLAVGAVLRGIDKVLGGEWNAAYAVVRPPGHHVGRGGRALMAPTQGFCVFNNVAIGAVYALKHGISKVAILDVDAHHGNGTQEIFYEDPRVLYVSLHQDPLTIYPGTGFIDDVGEGEGEGFNVNVPLPPFTADDAYMKALDKVVWPIIEEFRPQLILVSLGFDAHMLDNIANLRLSLNAYAYVFRRLRDMIGRVKGVVFVLEGGYNGDVLSKGSRLLIEIMSNRDVKIDEGVTQTDPRVMARVDSVIRDVINVQRNYWHLA; encoded by the coding sequence GTGAGTTTTAGTTATATGATCGGCGTTATTTATGATAACGCATATTTAGAGCATAGGCCGCCAAGAAATCATGTTGAGAATCCAGGTAGGGTCACGTCAATTATTAAAGCAATAAGTGATATCGCAATCATTGAAAGGCCCGTTAATTATGTTGATGAGTGGATACTTAAGGTTCATGACCCCGATTATGTAAGGCAGATTGATAAAGCATGCGGCATGGGTTACGTATTCATAGACGCAGATACGTACGTAAGCCCAGGCACCTGTAAGGCGGCGAGACTCGCGGTTGGCGCTGTCTTGAGGGGTATTGACAAGGTGCTGGGTGGGGAATGGAATGCGGCATATGCCGTAGTTAGACCGCCCGGTCACCATGTTGGTCGTGGTGGTAGAGCATTAATGGCGCCCACACAGGGCTTTTGCGTATTTAATAATGTGGCTATTGGCGCAGTCTATGCCCTAAAGCACGGCATTAGTAAGGTGGCAATACTCGACGTTGATGCTCATCATGGGAATGGTACGCAGGAAATATTTTATGAGGATCCCAGGGTCTTATACGTAAGTCTTCACCAGGACCCATTAACCATCTACCCAGGCACTGGGTTTATTGATGATGTTGGCGAGGGAGAGGGTGAGGGATTTAATGTTAATGTTCCATTACCACCGTTCACGGCTGACGACGCCTACATGAAGGCCTTGGATAAAGTTGTTTGGCCAATAATTGAGGAATTTAGGCCTCAATTAATCCTGGTTTCCCTTGGGTTTGATGCACACATGCTTGATAATATAGCCAACCTAAGGCTGTCTCTAAATGCGTATGCCTATGTATTTAGGAGGTTGAGGGATATGATTGGTAGGGTTAAGGGCGTTGTTTTTGTGCTTGAGGGTGGTTATAATGGTGATGTTTTGAGTAAAGGTTCGAGGCTCTTAATTGAGATCATGAGTAATAGGGATGTGAAGATTGATGAGGGGGTGACCCAAACGGACCCGAGGGTTATGGCGCGCGTGGACTCAGTCATTAGGGATGTTATTAATGTTCAGAGGAATTACTGGCATTTGGCTTGA
- a CDS encoding GTP--adenosylcobinamide-phosphate guanylyltransferase, translating into MNIVIMAGGMGSRLSNPNKPLVNVCGRPMIEHVASVVSAFGKTYVATTVRHTEVINWARQHGHEVLITSGTSYSKDLLESLLTVGAPTMFVPGDTPLITRELIRKFLTMAAYVTSPMITLMYEKDGEVGFTGISLVKRLELMHGIIPWTSLVTPWTTELLNVNTQEDLKLALRLCKHE; encoded by the coding sequence ATGAACATAGTAATAATGGCTGGTGGCATGGGGAGTAGGCTCTCGAACCCAAACAAGCCACTAGTCAACGTCTGTGGCAGGCCAATGATTGAACACGTAGCGTCGGTAGTTAGCGCATTTGGTAAAACATACGTCGCAACCACGGTTAGGCATACCGAGGTGATTAACTGGGCTAGGCAACACGGCCATGAAGTCCTAATAACCAGTGGTACGAGTTATTCCAAGGACTTACTCGAGTCCTTATTAACGGTTGGTGCACCAACCATGTTCGTACCAGGGGACACACCCCTCATAACCAGGGAATTAATTAGAAAATTCCTCACAATGGCGGCCTACGTAACATCACCAATGATAACGTTGATGTACGAGAAAGATGGCGAAGTGGGATTCACGGGAATAAGCCTAGTGAAGAGGTTGGAGCTTATGCACGGGATCATACCCTGGACATCCCTAGTAACTCCCTGGACAACAGAGCTACTAAACGTAAACACGCAGGAAGACCTAAAACTAGCGCTCAGGTTATGTAAACATGAATAA
- a CDS encoding CBS domain-containing protein: MAIPRVREVMREVLITVKDDKPLTEVIKIMNEKNIGSIIVTDEEGRAIGVFTERDLLRLVASNVSLNALTVGDVMTRNVIVIEEDASLIKAVHIMAKHGIRHLPIVDEDGKVIGIVSIRDAAIALARLLVDMDIGKLGATEEEVSMIRDLINIDEGI, encoded by the coding sequence ATGGCAATACCACGCGTTAGGGAGGTCATGAGGGAGGTTCTCATAACCGTGAAAGATGATAAGCCACTAACGGAGGTTATTAAGATAATGAATGAGAAGAACATTGGATCGATAATAGTGACTGATGAGGAGGGTAGGGCCATAGGCGTGTTTACTGAGCGGGATTTATTGAGATTGGTTGCGAGTAACGTAAGCCTTAATGCGTTAACAGTCGGTGATGTAATGACGAGAAATGTCATAGTTATTGAGGAGGATGCTAGCCTAATAAAGGCCGTCCATATAATGGCTAAGCATGGCATTAGACACCTACCAATTGTTGATGAGGATGGTAAGGTCATCGGTATAGTATCGATTAGAGACGCCGCAATAGCACTGGCAAGGCTACTCGTTGATATGGACATAGGTAAGCTGGGCGCGACGGAGGAGGAGGTGAGTATGATCAGGGATCTCATAAACATTGATGAGGGAATCTAG
- a CDS encoding 50S ribosomal protein L35ae, whose translation MSTQIRTIKARIYSIRRGSIGYSRDAIIIVPGIETAIDAAKFINAKVIWRSKTGAEIIGSVLKVWGKHGQLLVRFRRGLPGQALGDTVDLIL comes from the coding sequence GTGTCGACGCAGATAAGGACTATTAAGGCCAGGATATACTCAATAAGGAGGGGCTCCATTGGTTATTCGAGGGATGCGATAATCATAGTGCCCGGTATTGAAACCGCGATTGATGCCGCTAAGTTCATTAATGCCAAGGTCATATGGAGGTCAAAGACAGGGGCTGAGATAATAGGTAGTGTGCTTAAGGTGTGGGGTAAGCATGGTCAATTACTCGTTAGGTTTAGGCGGGGATTACCTGGGCAGGCCCTTGGCGACACTGTGGATTTAATATTATGA
- a CDS encoding lysine exporter LysO family protein produces the protein MLNIANVIGDLFLVVFPITMAIGYAFRGRVRKLGIGNYLQYVVMALIFTMAFWAGNIVASNYVLYIILYSVLYAILSIIMSLVFTIPIGFIINMRQVREVNLDNGSNTNTKLPLILLIILTVGWLLGYYGRFKSVANVLDYLITFELFVLVLVIGLDIGSSINTQLLTQGYLGIIIAVTSLLGSSVSGLILHYLIGIPLAASLGISMGMGWYSLAGPLLSIRFGPAMGTLAFLANFLREQLTYLLVPLIVITGFRDASLISIGGATSMDDTLPIYRLYMGETGGFIAFINGFVITMVLPELLPYVITLR, from the coding sequence GTGCTAAACATTGCCAATGTAATTGGTGACTTATTCCTAGTGGTATTTCCAATAACCATGGCCATTGGATACGCATTTAGGGGTAGGGTTAGGAAACTCGGTATTGGTAATTACCTGCAGTATGTGGTCATGGCATTAATATTCACAATGGCCTTCTGGGCAGGTAATATCGTGGCTAGCAATTACGTACTTTACATAATACTTTATTCAGTACTTTATGCCATACTCTCCATAATAATGAGCCTAGTATTTACAATACCCATAGGCTTCATTATTAATATGAGACAAGTAAGGGAGGTTAACCTGGATAACGGCTCCAATACCAATACTAAATTACCGCTAATACTATTAATTATCTTGACGGTTGGTTGGTTACTTGGCTATTATGGCAGGTTTAAGTCGGTAGCCAACGTCCTTGATTATTTAATAACATTTGAATTATTCGTATTAGTATTGGTGATAGGACTGGACATCGGCTCATCAATAAATACGCAATTACTCACCCAGGGATACTTAGGCATAATAATTGCAGTAACATCATTACTGGGTAGTTCCGTTAGTGGCTTAATACTGCATTACTTGATCGGAATACCATTGGCGGCATCCCTCGGCATATCAATGGGGATGGGTTGGTACTCACTGGCTGGGCCTCTCCTCAGTATTAGGTTTGGACCAGCCATGGGTACCCTGGCCTTCTTGGCTAATTTCCTTAGGGAGCAACTAACATACCTATTGGTTCCCCTAATCGTGATCACAGGCTTTAGGGACGCATCCCTAATATCCATTGGTGGTGCGACGTCTATGGACGATACGTTACCAATCTATAGGCTTTACATGGGCGAGACCGGTGGTTTCATAGCGTTTATAAACGGCTTTGTAATAACGATGGTGCTCCCTGAATTACTGCCATATGTGATCACACTTAGATAA